In Rosa chinensis cultivar Old Blush chromosome 1, RchiOBHm-V2, whole genome shotgun sequence, a genomic segment contains:
- the LOC112169726 gene encoding disease resistance protein RUN1, with amino-acid sequence MSGIGKTTIARVVYERISREFEFSMFVDNVRNVVERGGLVSLQRQLLSGIYMKNDISNLHEGTTMIRRFFCHKKVLLVLDNVNHLDQLQHLVGNKTWFGCGSRVLITTIDEDILLKHGLERRIKVKGLNSDDALQLFSRKAFEKDYPEPSYVVLSNRVVNYVNCPLALEVLGSFLSGKGTSEWKSVLDKLGKVCSVEILKTLEISYDGLNDDEKKIFLDIACFFNGKDTDQVIASCDVSEVIGIEVLIERSLLTILNGKLYMHDALQEMGREIVIRESPFEPGRRSRLWLREDANHVLSKNTETEAIEGIVLRPAEPGINVHANAKSFSMMKNLRFLEIDNVNLPNGLEHLPDSVQIFKWTGYPSTSLPSSFNPEKLQELSMRHSCIYHFRTGIKPLYNLKTLNLSHSLNLLSMPNFRAMPYLEVLILEGCTRLYEVDPSIESLERLGLMNLKDCRNLLLFPRSIYGLKSLKVLNLSGC; translated from the exons ATGAGTGGTATTGGTAAGACAACTATTGCTAGAGTTGtttatgagagaatatctcGTGAATTTGAATTTAGTATGTTTGTTGACAACGTTAGAAATGTTGTTGAAAGAGGTGGACTAGTTAGCCTACAAAGGCAACTTCTTTCTgggatatatatgaaaaatgacATATCAAACCTCCATGAAGGAACCACAATGATAAGGAGATTCTTTTGTCATAAAAAGGTTCTTCTCGTTCTTGACAATGTGAACCATTTGGATCAATTACAACATTTGGTTGGCAACAAAACTTGGTTTGGTTGTGGGAGTAGAGTTCTTATAACAACTATAGATGAAGATATATTACTCAAGCATGGTCTGGAGAGAAGGATTAAGGTCAAGGGACTGAATAGTGATGATGCTCTTCAACTTTTTAGTCGGAAAGCTTTTGAAAAAGATTACCCTGAACCATCTTATGTTGTTTTGTCTAATCGTGTTGTGAATTATGTCAATTGTCCATTAGCTCTTGAAGTTTTGGGGTCTTTTTTGAGTGGAAAAGGTACAAGTGAATGGAAGAGTGTGTTGGACAAACTAGGGAAAGTGTGTAGTGTCGAAATTTTGAAGACACTCGAAATAAGTTATGATGGTCTAAATGATGATGAGAAGAAAATATTCCTtgacattgcatgtttcttcAATGGGAAGGACACAGATCAAGTAATAGCTTCTTGTGATGTCTCTGAAGTCATTGGAATAGAAGTTCTCATCGAGAGATCACTCCTAACTATTTTGAATGGAAAACTATACATGCATGATGCCCTGCAAGAAATGGGTCGGGAAATTGTCATCCGCGAATCTCCTTTTGAACCAGGCAGGCGCAGCAGGTTGTGGTTACGCGAAGATGCCAATCATGTCTTGAGCAAAAATACT GAAACAGAAGCAATAGAAGGGATAGTTCTGCGCCCAGCTGAGCCAGGAATAAATGTGCATGCGAATGCCAAGTCCTTTTCAATGATGAAGAACTTGAGGTTCCTCGAGATTGATAATGTGAACCTTCCTAATGGTCTTGAGCATCTTCCCGACAGTGTACAGATTTTTAAATGGACTGGATATCCCTCAACTTCACTCCCATCCAGTTTCAACCCAGAGAAGCTACAAGAACTTAGCATGCGTCATAGTTGCATTTATCATTTTCGGACCGGAATAAAG CCTTTGTACAACTTGAAAACACTCAATCTCAGTCACTCTCTGAATCTTCTCAGCATGCCGAACTTCAGAGCTATGCCATACCTTGAGGTTTTGATTCTTGAAGGTTGTACACGGTTATATGAGGTTGATCCATCAATTGAATCTCTAGAAAGACTTGGTTTGATGAATTTGAAAGATTGCAGAAACTTACTGCTTTTTCCAAGAAGCATATATGGCTTAAAGTCTCTCAAAGTTCTTAATCTTTCCGGTTGTTGA
- the LOC112182291 gene encoding protein NUCLEAR FUSION DEFECTIVE 4, whose translation MGSWTDMKGFTLQVLTGRWLMLFASFLMMAGAGASYSFGLYSNDIKSSLGYTQTTLNLISFFKDLGANIGIISGLINEITPPWVVLSIGAAFNFFGYFMIWLAVTKKIAKPQVWHMCMYITMGANSHTFINTGALVTCVKNFPRSRGLLLGLLEGYIGLSAAVIAQIYHAFYGDDTKSFTLFVAWLPSTLSLIFLRTIRIMPVIPSKNDRNVLHKFFFISLGLAMFLLVIIIVEQQVDFTQSEYAGSAAVVVFLLFLPLAVVVAEEQNIWRNNRLTSTAEYIDSSGQNQLSIISSPVPLVLTNDDKKVSCWNWNHIFSPPQIGNDYTILQAVFSIEMLALFLTTLCGLGGMLTMMDNLGQIGTALGYSLGSVTTFVSLTSIWCYLGEVMVGMLSEIFVTKYKCSRPLMFTLTLLLSCIGHLLIAFNVPNGLYAAAIIIGFCFGGQWPLIFSVTSEIFGLKHCSTLNNIGVMACPLGSYLLNVRVTGFLYDKEAEKQLKALGLKRKIGEGLNCSGGQCYKLPFIIITGATMLGVLFSLVLVLRTRKFYSSDIYKKFKDETKAAEYETVVARNPIGLEKSSEKLEVET comes from the coding sequence ATGGGTAGTTGGACAGACATGAAGGGCTTCACCCTCCAAGTTCTTACAGGAAGGTGGCTCATGTTGTTTGCCTCATTTCTAATGATGGCTGGTGCTGGTGCAAGCTACAGCTTCGGCCTCTACTCAAATGACATCAAGTCCTCGCTCGGTTACACCCAAACAACGCTCAATCTCATCAGCTTCTTCAAGGACTTGGGCGCCAACATTGGCATAATTTCGGGGTTAATCAACGAGATCACTCCCCCATGGGTAGTCTTATCAATCGGTGCAGCTTTCAACTTCTTTGGCTACTTCATGATTTGGCTTGCCGTGACCAAAAAGATAGCCAAGCCCCAAGTTTGGCACATGTGCATGTACATAACAATGGGGGCAAACTCGCACACTTTCATCAACACAGGAGCTCTAGTCACATGCGTGAAGAACTTCCCCCGAAGCCGGGGACTCTTGTTAGGccttttggaggggtacattgGTCTAAGTGCAGCAGTAATAGCACAGATATACCATGCTTTTTATGGTGATGACACAAAGTCCTTCACATTGTTCGTCGCATGGCTTCCTTCTACTCTTTCTTTGATATTTCTCCGAACCATTAGAATCATGCCGGTTATACCAAGCAAAAATGACCGCAATGTGTTACataaattcttttttatttcactTGGACTTGCTATGTTCTTGTTGGTAATAATCATAGTAGAGCAGCAAGTCGACTTCACACAAAGTGAGTACGCTGGGAGTGCTGCTGTAgtggttttcttgctctttcTCCCACTCGCTGTTGTTGTAGCCGAAGAGCAAAATATTTGGAGGAACAATCGACTAACTAGTACGGCAGAATATATCGATTCATCAGGCCAAAACCAGCTGAGTATAATTTCGTCCCCAGTGCCATTAGTGTTAACCAATGATGACAAGAAAGTTTCTTGTTGGAATTGGAATCACATATTTAGTCCGCCACAGATAGGAAACGACTACACCATACTCCAAGCAGTGTTCAGCATCGAAATGTTAGCTCTGTTCTTGACAACACTATGTGGCCTAGGCGGCATGTTAACAATGATGGACAACTTGGGTCAGATTGGAACTGCATTAGGATACTCATTGGGAAGTGTAACCACATTTGTGTCACTCACAAGCATATGGTGTTACCTAGGGGAAGTAATGGTGGGTATGCTCTCAGAAATCTTCGTCACAAAGTACAAATGTTCTAGACCTCTCATGTTCACTCTAACCCTCTTGCTATCATGCATTGGTCACCTTCTGATTGCATTCAATGTCCCCAACGGTCTCTATGCGGCTGCGATAATCATTGGGTTTTGCTTCGGTGGACAGTGGCCACTGATATTTTCAGTAACTTCTGAGATTTTCGGGCTTAAGCACTGCTCTACTCTGAACAATATTGGGGTAATGGCTTGCCCACTGGGGTCATATTTGCTCAATGTGAGGGTTACAGGGTTTCTCTATGATAAGGAGGCAGAGAAGCAACTGAAAGCTTTGGGATTGAAGAGGAAGATTGGGGAGGGGTTAAATTGTAGTGGGGGACAATGCTACAAATTGCCCTTCATTATAATCACTGGAGCGACAATGCTTGGTGTGCTTTTTTCACTTGTTTTGGTACTTAGGACTAGGAAGTTCTATAGCAGTGACATTTATAAAAAGTTCAAAGATGAGACCAAAGCAGCAGAGTATGAAACTGTGGTGGCCAGAAACCCAATTGGACTAGAAAAGTCGAGTGAAAAGTTAGAAGTTGAGACTTGA